From the genome of Anopheles merus strain MAF chromosome X, AmerM5.1, whole genome shotgun sequence, one region includes:
- the LOC121597475 gene encoding mucin-19-like isoform X3, with amino-acid sequence MEARFADLSTITDEDLLRKMWQQAEDFSRKKEIRAYMYKLREQRLKDFYASNDSSPPYFLMDNASATFGLKKSTVTGSHGDSLVDQSFESFKTKEIRDSESPTRFGSMALPADNSGWQIRTSEEMSEDGKTHTVRTAATTQGTKEIDGGRTAFAGQNLESHSEHFDGDGSNFVHSKGDQSSTVLVEDSVVEGEHGQRTVSGSTRSTTTSVSSTRSVVYQQQNGGDTASRPATDGMDRGTDRPLEFSADHFSNATATAASSTESRTASEQQRDERAAPKELSKDPERVREAFRLAQGSGRIVEREETMVNTTTKMITETKQLDDGTTVTTRTYEKIAPPADGVGASECSERDRFTSTAKVAVLQQEGVGRAVGRPTAAAASSSELIRQEKANQSSSVTKTSTQQRIIVEVDAAHDSFARSLRSVSPTGSVRSMRSNATLTGRSSTSPEKVQPARPEPDTKPDYMRSTFTSERKVSGFQEEQQQQQQRSPSPRKMSGSVPASSRATSPTKGASVTASRGQEQPACDHQEVDGAKARGAAKPPLVRSETYEERCRKILGMPNRPAEEDGRTEAKSIFSTYDNTVTVQQSRSELREQRKKIEQEIKSMESKTMGVLADERDSLVAEVSAGSRRTSNAKEPSPVRKMSAQHGSPTRKSSGTAKEPSPSEPIKERSSPSRKAPSRDISPIAKETPAPAQQPSKELSPARKSPAKDGSPARSPATPKDGSPVRGTPTSEQPAGRKEVSPARKEHSTETARSKATILVEQKQEGRNISVAEITILPVLEVSHEAVRTKTTASRTHEKVLTKQSSDTKFDRRATSVANSRVITNKSSSDFDIKRRAADLAAPDKRRAQPATTASPDKRRAAQPAQQKPNHITVAKIKIESPRKPTAGKPHPAEEPKPTGRQPHRPQAAEPETDPESSKDTGLSDNSEVEETVESVIEMSVTGTACCRHTDRKDSAPVYRTTGAARSGKSYTRSSSDNHLRATSASTHRHQPAVARDATNVTTASATLKSATGGRKVERPVKHVATKTINLATKPTAGSDSLDNVVIDIQLAKSSREPTPNKLVPIPVSPDTEDAGKPRYPDAVQEPDDEAAGGRPARNQRVSTIPIFEEATSEYVGCEITEVDEQQEAGAAQQATRITNLDRVTEDDESLLSVTEKVNKFAQEARRLQADTNGDGQRPPSMGRFAARPEYDDLDDHLKSDECLLSVSDKVTKFISTAEEVKKIRTSGPFVPGTDDGPVKVADGDECLLSVNEKVSRFASCMTQAVDARDDAEEDDSDQQERTAAAGGLGESVPGKFVPQRSPELVKNAMRTTARHLVEEQAPGDELAQSVGSIASRYRTATMAKPYEKAPAGGAPAASPITLRSTEAVKKAKELFEKGQTDGGRQRDILNRPSVWEERRARAQPAAEPKRADVKLTDIGVTERKVREEHAVREESAPRKPSITKVEQPRPAEPAEAGKPTGSAGGRRDSSGSGVRPPAYIRDVVSTKKDLFEKRISSSKMQVEYTSQTSQEAAETQATATLRKQSLKQAGEAVPVPSTPANRPSADQSKPSYMNHTVASLEHINANQRRDSLDHGPAAHHETTTTSTMMSTATTTTASARSTTTTGSAKFGVELKRLDTNGRMVASNAAAVSTAGSKRKPSTGEAQPTTGSSPAIEEMFDLELLERMLESVTGYEQRRRIRAQIRVVKKQKEQQQQPTSAGSQTQTKQTIVTSAKSVNTTRDTAAGKRKDSSPTRASVVLGGRKQSEPADATDAVAPKRQASIEAEGGRKSTTNLAAKTTTTVTTERFASKAGTADRAPPTTKADDRPIWATSNILKKASENTRTFKSVTTSASATGGRKVVSTSSSYHQQQQQTKTASQDPKTTTDCITSSYGVGPTDENGLPLFGIRALKKKAAPAPADDTATTTKISGTVITETLVAENGGPAMGKRSTTHYTSEPGTFGDADGVGKLTAVRKTETIDAAGTHAEEFEMLDGLELAGRREAKVVRKGSVKELTERFIHRESSGSLTQDATRTYPKAGLILRSSAQQSQSSRASTPATDGCSVRSGSVDGYDQEEEEAHSMTTTTTRQVRSFLNDTSKVVDVRDVLQRMSNADNVTEQGDTAEDQEARALLNKFLGASVLMSGVESMVSSPGTMLGEASAPSASGGTKKVSKVSSTTTTTKTVKSSGVTPSAAGSKQATVDTLEDNWDEAVLKQLLESTTNYDDRRKIRARIRQVMAEKEVQQTTTRTIANTKMESQDGSAAVTTRTTVTTKTVASSAPKPMSPFAKFRQLDKQNSLSSQSPPNSPKTPSTPTTPSGAMGGPMFKFTDPALNRRAATVKDQLLQWCQMKTKEYENVKIENFSTSWSDGMAFCALIHHFLPDAFDFSKLTPQQRRHNFTLAFRVADEKAGIAPLLDVDDMVAMRKPDWKCVFTYVQSIYRRFKNEI; translated from the exons ATGGAGGCACGGTTCGCCGATCTGTCGACGATTACCGATGAGGATCTGTTGCGAAAAATG TGGCAACAGGCGGAGGACTTTTCGCGCAAGAAAGAAATCCGGGCGTATATGTACAAGTTGCGCGAGCAGCGGTTGAAGGATTTTTACGCCAGCAACGACAGCAGTCCGCCCTACTTCCTGATGGATAATGCGAGCGCAACGTTCGGCCTGAAGAAGAGCACAGTGACGGGCAGCCATGGCGACTCGCTCGTCGACCAGAGCTTCGAGAGCTTCAAGACGAAGGAGATCCGCGACTCGGAAAGCCCAACCAG ATTCGGCAGCATGGCCCTGCCGGCAGACAACAGCGGCTGGCAGATCCGCACGTCGGAGGAGATGAGCGAGGACGGCAAGACGCACACGGTGCGGACGGCCGCCACCACCCAGGGCACGAAGGAGATCGACGGCGGCCGGACCGCGTTCGCGGGCCAAAACCTCGAGTCGCACAGCGAGCACTTTGACGGCGACGGCAGCAACTTTGTGCACAGCAAGGGCGACCAGTCCAGCACCGTGCTGGTGGAGGACAGTGTGGTCGAGGGCGAGCACGGGCAGCGCACCGTGTCCGGGTCGACCCGCTCGACCACCACCTCGGTCAGCTCGACGCGCTCGGTCGTCTACCAGCAGCAGAACGGTGGCGACACGGCGAGCCGGCCGGCCACCGACGGGATGGACCGTGGCACGGACCGTCCGCTCGAGTTCAGCGCGGATCATTTCAGCAACGCGACCGCCACCGCGGCCAGCAGCACAGAGTCGCGCACGGCCAGCGAGCAGCAGCGCGACGAGCGGGCCGCCCCGAAGGAGCTGTCCAAGGATCCCGAGCGCGTGCGGGAAGCGTTCCGGCTGGCGCAGGGCTCCGGCCGGATAGTGGAGCGCGAGGAAACGATGGTAAACACGACCACCAAGATGATCACCGAGACGAAGCAGCTAGACGACGGGACGACCGTGACGACGCGCACGTACGAAAAGATCGCCCCGCCGGCCGACGGGGTCGGCGCGAGCGAGTGCAGCGAGCGGGACCGCTTCACGTCCACCGCCAAGGTGGCGGTGCTGCAGCAGGAAGGCGTGGGCCGAGCCGTGGGCCGTCCAACCGCCGCTGCGGCGAGCTCGAGCGAGCTCATACGGCAGGAGAAGGCCAACCAGTCGTCGTCGGTGACAAAGACCAGCACGCAGCAGCGAATCATCGTGGAGGTGGATGCGGCGCACGACTCGTTCGCCCGCTCGCTGCGGTCCGTGTCGCCGACGGGCAGCGTGCGCTCGATGCGCTCCAATGCGACGCTGACCGGGCGCTCGAGCACCAGCCCGGAAAAGGTTCAGCCGGCCCGACCCGAGCCCGACACCAAACCGGACTACATGCGCTCAACCTTCACCTCGGAGCGTAAGGTGTCCGGCTTTcaggaggagcagcagcagcagcagcaacgttcACCGAGCCCACGCAAGATGTCGGGCAGTGTGCCGGCCAGCTCGCGCGCCACCTCACCTACGAAAGGTGCCAGCGTGACGGCAAGCCGTGGACAGGAGCAGCCGGCCTGCGACCACCAGGAGGTGGATGGAGCGAAGGCGCGTGGCGCAGCGAAACCGCCGCTGGTGCGCAGCGAGACGTACGAGGAGCGGTGCCGCAAGATACTGGGCATGCCGAACCGCCCGGCCGAGGAGGACGGCCGCACCGAGGCGAAGAGCATTTTCAGCACCTACGACAACACGGTGACGGTGCAGCAGTCCCGCTCGGAGCTGCGCGAGCAGCGCAAAAAGATCGAGCAGGAGATCAAATCGATGGAGAGCAAAACGATGGGCGTGCTGGCGGACGAGCGGGACAGTTTGGTGGCGGAGGTGTCCGCTGGCAGCCGCAGGACGTCGAACGCGAAGGAACCGTCCCCCGTGCGCAAAATGTCCGCCCAGCATGGCTCTCCGACGCGCAAATCGTCCGGCACGGCGAAGGAACCGAGCCCCAGCGAGCCAATCAAGGAACGGTCGTCGCCGAGTCGCAAGGCTCCGTCCCGGGACATTTCGCCCATCGCGAAGGAGACCCCGGCGCCCGCGCAGCAGCCGTCGAAAGAGTTGTCTCCGGCGAGAAAATCACCAGCCAAGGATGGTTCCCCAGCACGGTCGCCTGCCACGCCCAAGGACGGCTCACCGGTACGCGGCACGCCCACGTCGGAGCAGCCGGCCGGGCGCAAGGAAGTGTCGCCCGCGCGCAAGGAACACTCCACCGAAACGGCGCGCAGCAAGGCCACCATACTGGTGGAGCAAAAGCAGGAGGGGCGCAACATCTCCGTCGCCGAGATCACCATCCTGCCCGTGCTGGAGGTGTCGCACGAGGCCGTGCGCACCAAGACAACCGCGTCGCGCACCCACGAGAAGGTGCTCACCAAGCAGTCGTCCGACACGAAGTTCGATCGGCGCGCGACCTCGGTCGCCAACAGCCGCGTCATCACCAACAAAAGCTCGTCCGACTTTGACATCAAGCGGCGCGCGGCCGACCTGGCCGCACCGGACAAGCGGCGGGCGCAGCCGGCCACGACCGCCAGCCCGGACAAGCGGCGGGCGGCGCAGCCGGCCCAGCAGAAGCCGAACCACATCACGGTGGCCAAGATCAAGATCGAGTCGCCGCGCAAACCGACCGCCGGCAAACCGCACCCTGCGGAGGAACCGAAGCCGACCGGCCGGCAGCCGCACCGCCCGCAGGCCGCCGAGCCGGAGACGGACCCCGAATCGAGCAAGGACACCGGCCTCTCGGACAACAGCGAGGTGGAGGAGACGGTGGAGAGCGTGATCGAGATGAGCGTCACCGGGACGGCGTGCTGCCGCCACACGGATCGCAAGGACTCGGCCCCGGTGTACCGCACGACGGGGGCCGCCCGGTCGGGCAAGAGCTACACCCGCTCGTCCAGCGACAACCATCTGCGGGCGACGAGCGCGTCCACGCACCGGCACCAGCCAGCGGTGGCACGCGACGCCACCAACGTGACCACAGCCAGCGCGACGCTCAAATCGGCCACCGGCGGGCGGAAGGTGGAGCGCCCGGTCAAGCACGTCGCCACCAAGACGATCAATCTCGCGACGAAACCGACCGCCGGCTCGGACAGCCTCGACAACGTGGTGATCGACATCCAGCTGGCGAAATCGTCCCGCGAGCCGACGCCCAACAAGCTCGTGCCGATACCGGTGTCGCCCGACACGGAGGACGCGGGCAAGCCGCGCTACCCGGACGCGGTCCAGGAGCCGGACGACGAGGCGGCCGGCGGGCGGCCGGCCCGCAACCAGCGCGTCAGCACGATCCCCATCTTCGAGGAGGCGACCAGCGAGTACGTGGGCTGCGAGATCACCGAGGTGGACGAGCAGCAGGAAGCGGGCGCGGCCCAGCAGGCCACCCGCATCACCAACCTGGACCGCGTCACCGAGGACGACGAGTCGCTGCTGAGCGTGACGGAGAAGGTGAACAAGTTTGCGCAGGAGGCGCGCCGCCTGCAGGCCGACACGAACGGGGACGGTCAGCGTCCACCGTCGATGGGGCGATTTGCCGCGCGCCCCGAGTACGACGACCTCGACGACCATCTCAAGTCGGACGAGTGTCTGCTGAGCGTGTCGGACAAGGTGACGAAGTTCATCTCGACCGCCGAGGAGGTGAAGAAGATACGCACGTCCGGCCCGTTCGTGCCGGGCACGGACGATGGCCCGGTGAAGGTGGCCGACGGCGACGAGTGTCTGCTGAGCGTGAACGAGAAGGTCAGCCGGTTCGCGAGCTGCATGACGCAGGCGGTGGACGCACGCGACGATGCGGAGGAAGATGATTCCGACCAGCAGGAGCgaaccgccgccgccggcggGTTGGGCGAATCCGTGCCGGGCAAGTTTGTGCCGCAAAGGTCGCCGGAGCTGGTGAAGAACGCGATGCGCACCACGGCCCGGCACCTCGTGGAGGAGCAGGCGCCCGGCGACGAGCTGGCCCAGTCGGTGGGCAGCATTGCCAGCCGGTACCGCACCGCGACCATGGCCAAGCCGTACGAGAAGGCGCCGGCTGGCGGGGCACCGGCCGCCAGCCCGATCACGCTGCGCAGCACCGAGGCCGTCAAGAAGGCGAAGGAGCTGTTCGAGAAGGGCCAGACGGACGGCGGACGGCAGCGCGACATCCTCAACAGGCCCTCGGTGTGGGAGGAGCGGCGTGCCAGGGCGCAGCCGGCGGCCGAGCCGAAGCGGGCCGACGTCAAGCTGACGGATATCGGTGTGACGGAGCGAAAGGTGCGCGAGGAGCACGCGGTCCGGGAGGAATCGGCCCCGCGCAAGCCGTCCATCACGAAGGTGGAGCAGCCGCGGCCGGCCGAACCGGCGGAGGCAGGCAAACCGACAGGCTCGGCCGGTGGCCGACGGGACAGCAGTGGCAGTGGCGTCCGTCCGCCCGCCTACATCCGCGATGTCGTGTCCACCAAGAAGGATCTGTTCGAAAAGCGCATCTCCTCGTCCAAGATGCAGGTGGAGTACACCAGCCAGACGTCGCAGGAGGCGGCCGAAACGCAGGCCACCGCGACGCTCCGCAAGCAGTCGCTGAAGCAGGCAGGGGAAGCGGTGCCGGTTCCATCAACGCCGGCGAACCGGCCGTCTGCAGATCAGTCGAAACCGTCCTACATGAACCACACCGTCGCGTCGCTCGAGCACATCAACGCGAACCAGCGACGCGACTCGCTCGATCACGGCCCGGCCGCACATCACGAAACGACGACGACCTCGACGATGATgtcgacggcgacgacgacgacggcgtcGGCTCGCAGTACGACCACGACCGGCAGCGCCAAGTTCGGCGTGGAGCTGAAACGCCTCGACACAAACGGTCGCATGGTGGCGTCGAATGCTGCCGCGGTCAGCACCGCAGGCTCGAAGCGCAAGCCAAGCACGGGCGAGGCACAGCCGACCACCGGGTCGTCGCCCGCCATTGAGGAGATGTTCGATCTGGAGCTGCTCGAGCGTATGCTGGAGTCGGTGACGGGCTACGAGCAGCGGCGTCGCATACGCGCCCAGATTCGCGTGGTCAAGAAGCagaaagagcagcagcagcagccaacgTCTGCCGGCAGCCAGACGCAGACCAAACAGACGATCGTAACGTCCGCCAAGAGTGTCAACACGACGCGCGACACTGCGGCTGGCAAGCGAAAGGACTCGAGCCCGACGCGTGCCTCGGTGGTGCTGGGTGGCCGCAAACAGTCGGAACCGGCCGATGCTACCGATGCGGTGGCACCCAAGCGGCAGGCTAGCATCGAAGCGGAAGGTGGCCGAAAATCCACAACAAACCTAGCAGCGAAGACGACGACAACGGTGACAACGGAACGGTTTGCCAGCAAGGCTGGTACGGCCGATCGTGCACCACCCACTACGAAGGCTGACGACAGGCCGATCTGGGCGACGAGCAACATCCTGAAGAAGGCGTCGGAGAACACGCGCACCTTCAAGAGCGTGACGACGTCAGCGAGCGCCACCGGCGGCCGCAAGGTCGTCAGCACCTCGTCCAgctaccaccagcagcagcagcagacgaaaACGGCGTCCCAGGACCCCAAGACGACGACCGACTGCATCACCTCCAGCTACGGCGTCGGGCCGACGGACGAAAACGGGCTGCCCCTGTTCGGCATACGGGCGCTGAAGAAGAAGGCGGCACCGGCGCCGGCTGACGATACGGCCACCACCACGAAGATCAGTGGCACCGTCATCACCGAGACGCTGGTCGCCGAGAACGGGGGCCCGGCGATGGGCAAGCGCAGCACCACGCACTACACGAGCGAGCCGGGCACGTTCGGCGACGCTGATGGCGTCGGCAAGCTGACGGCCGTGCGCAAAACCGAAACGATCGATGCGGCCGGCACGCACGCGGAAGAGTTCGAGATGCTGGACGGGCTGGAGCTGGCGGGCCGCCGGGAAGCGAAGGTGGTGCGCAAAGGCTCGGTAAAGGAGCTGACCGAGCGCTTCATACACCGCGAGTCGTCCGGCTCGCTGACGCAGGACGCGACCCGCACCTACCCGAAGGCGGGCCTGATCCTGCGCTCCTCCGCCCAGCAGAGCCAGTCGAGCCGGGCCTCGACCCCGGCCACCGACGGGTGCTCCGTCCGGTCCGGCTCGGTCGACGGGTACGaccaggaggaggaggaggcccATAgcatgacgacgacgacgacgcgccAGGTACGCTCCTTCCTGAACGACACGTCCAAGGTGGTCGACGTGCGCGACGTGCTGCAGCGGATGAGCAACGCGGACAATG TGACGGAGCAGGGTGATACGGCCGAGGATCAGGAGGCAAGGGCACTGCTGAACAAGTTTCTCGGCGCCTCAGTGCTGATGAGCGGCGTCGAGTCGATGGTTTCCTCGCCCGGCACTATGCTGGGCGAAGCGTCTGCCCCGTCCGCCAGTGGTGGCACCAAAAAG GTGTCCAAGGTATCTTCgaccacaaccaccacaaaaACGGTCAAATCGTCGGGCGTCACTCCCAGTGCTGCCGGCTCAAAACAAGCTACCGTTGACACTCTCGAGGATAACTGGGACGAAGCTGTGCTGAAGCAGCTG CTGGAATCAACCACAAACTACGACGATCGACGCAAAATCCGTGCCCGCATCCGTCAAGTCATGGCTGAAAAAGAAG